A single window of Granulicella sibirica DNA harbors:
- a CDS encoding CCA tRNA nucleotidyltransferase, producing MGWMENTGFIQAAWVARALVGAGYKAFFAGGCVRDMLLGRAPDDFDVATSATPDEVMTLFGRLGRKTLSVGAHFGVVLVCGEPTEYGSGQDDAVEVATFRHDGAYSDGRRPDAVRFSTDPREDVVRRDFTINGMLLDVARFERDGDLDAAVLDFVGGREDLTAGVVRAIGDPAVRFAEDKLRMLRGVRFAARLGFRIEDGTFAAMRAHASEIGQVSSERIREELTRMLTEGRARDAFEMLDDSGLLAEVLPEVVKMHGVEQPPEYHPEGDVWVHTMMMLEMLPAECEAALAWGTLLHDVGKPATFQPPQFSGDRIRFNGHAEVGTRMAEVILGRLRFSNEETEQVVALVKNHMRFGDVTKMKRSTLTRFLRMPRFDEHLALHYLDCTCSHRMLGMYEFAKREYEATPVESLRPELLVTGKDLIAAGYRPSPQFKAMLEVAEDAQLEGLIATREEGLALVRERFGDPPERLSI from the coding sequence ATGGGGTGGATGGAGAACACGGGCTTTATCCAAGCCGCTTGGGTGGCACGGGCGCTCGTCGGCGCGGGATATAAAGCCTTTTTCGCCGGGGGTTGCGTTCGGGACATGCTGCTTGGGCGGGCGCCGGACGACTTCGACGTGGCGACTTCGGCGACTCCGGATGAGGTGATGACTCTGTTTGGACGGCTCGGTCGGAAGACGCTTTCCGTCGGGGCGCACTTCGGGGTGGTGCTGGTTTGTGGGGAGCCTACGGAGTATGGGAGCGGTCAGGATGATGCGGTTGAGGTGGCTACCTTTCGGCATGACGGAGCTTACAGCGACGGGCGACGGCCGGATGCGGTGAGATTTTCGACGGACCCGCGAGAGGATGTTGTGCGGCGGGACTTCACGATCAACGGGATGCTGTTGGACGTCGCGCGGTTTGAGCGGGATGGGGATCTCGACGCGGCGGTGCTGGACTTTGTCGGCGGGCGCGAGGATTTGACGGCCGGAGTAGTTCGGGCGATTGGGGATCCGGCGGTGCGGTTTGCCGAGGATAAGCTGCGGATGCTGCGGGGGGTGAGGTTCGCGGCGCGTCTGGGGTTTCGGATTGAGGACGGGACGTTCGCGGCGATGCGGGCACATGCTTCAGAGATAGGTCAGGTGAGTTCCGAGCGGATCCGGGAGGAGTTGACCCGCATGCTGACCGAGGGGCGGGCAAGGGATGCGTTCGAGATGCTCGATGATTCGGGCCTGCTGGCCGAGGTGCTTCCTGAAGTGGTGAAGATGCATGGGGTCGAGCAGCCGCCGGAGTATCACCCCGAAGGCGACGTCTGGGTGCACACGATGATGATGCTCGAGATGCTTCCGGCGGAATGCGAGGCGGCGCTGGCTTGGGGGACGCTGCTGCACGATGTGGGCAAGCCGGCGACGTTTCAGCCGCCGCAGTTTTCGGGGGACCGGATCCGGTTCAACGGGCATGCCGAGGTGGGGACGCGGATGGCGGAGGTGATCCTGGGGCGGCTGCGCTTCTCGAACGAGGAGACCGAGCAGGTGGTCGCGCTCGTGAAGAACCACATGCGGTTCGGCGATGTGACGAAGATGAAGCGGTCGACGCTGACGCGGTTTCTGCGGATGCCGCGATTCGACGAGCACCTTGCGCTGCACTATCTGGATTGCACATGTTCGCACCGGATGCTGGGGATGTATGAGTTTGCGAAGCGGGAGTATGAGGCGACGCCGGTGGAGTCGCTTCGGCCTGAGTTGCTTGTGACAGGAAAGGACCTGATCGCGGCGGGGTATCGGCCGAGTCCGCAATTCAAGGCGATGCTGGAGGTGGCGGAGGATGCGCAGCTGGAAGGGCTGATTGCTACGCGGGAGGAGGGGCTGGCGCTGGTGCGGGAGAGATTTGGGGATCCACCGGAGCGACTGAGCATCTGA
- the cysS gene encoding cysteine--tRNA ligase — translation MPLELFNTLSGKLETLTPIGAPALRMYACGPTVYDYGHIGNFRTFLHVDVLRRFLKQLGIPVNHVMNVTDVDDKIIRNATAAKMPIAEYTQKFEKAFFEDLDSLGIERPEHLPRATEHIPEMVSLIQQLAAKDFAYQAEDGSWYFRLSKDKDYGKLAKKDLESIEDGARVDLDEYDKDHARDFALWKAVKAGSDGALEHNWDTALGQGRPGWHIECSAMATSLLGDSFDLHAGGEDLMFPHHENEIAQSESASGKTFARHWMHVRFLLVEGRKMSKSEGNFYTLRDLLLKGYRASAIRFLMISVPYRHQLNFTFDGLTQATNAVERLRTFHQRLLKGTWPESDPNTTLALQIEKSQAEYTAALSNDLNTAEAHAAIFDMVRAVNSAADAGTLYKAEAESAKKVLDLFDGVFAVLEDKDADLTRIALAWAEREGRMDQADPSLVATLSLSEEAIQGLIAERTQAKKQRNFARADAIRNDLLAKGILLKDGPTGTEWSRK, via the coding sequence GTGCCCCTGGAACTCTTCAACACCCTCTCTGGAAAGCTCGAAACGCTCACGCCCATCGGCGCCCCCGCGCTGCGCATGTACGCTTGCGGCCCTACCGTCTACGACTACGGCCACATCGGCAACTTCCGCACCTTCCTCCACGTCGACGTCCTCCGCCGCTTCCTCAAGCAACTCGGCATCCCTGTCAACCACGTCATGAACGTGACTGATGTCGACGACAAGATCATCCGTAACGCGACCGCCGCGAAGATGCCGATCGCCGAGTACACCCAGAAGTTCGAGAAGGCCTTCTTCGAGGACCTCGACTCCCTCGGCATCGAGCGCCCCGAGCATCTCCCCCGCGCCACCGAGCACATCCCCGAGATGGTCTCGCTCATCCAGCAACTCGCCGCCAAGGACTTCGCCTACCAGGCCGAGGACGGCAGCTGGTACTTCCGCCTCTCCAAAGACAAGGACTACGGCAAGCTCGCCAAGAAGGACCTCGAGAGCATCGAAGACGGCGCCCGCGTCGACCTCGACGAGTACGACAAGGACCACGCCCGCGACTTCGCCCTCTGGAAGGCCGTCAAAGCCGGCTCCGACGGAGCCCTCGAGCATAACTGGGACACCGCCCTCGGCCAGGGTCGTCCCGGCTGGCACATCGAGTGCTCCGCCATGGCCACCAGCCTACTCGGCGACTCCTTCGACCTCCACGCCGGCGGCGAAGACCTCATGTTCCCGCACCACGAGAACGAGATCGCCCAGTCCGAGTCCGCCTCCGGCAAGACGTTCGCCCGCCACTGGATGCACGTCCGCTTCCTTCTGGTTGAAGGCCGCAAGATGTCGAAGTCCGAAGGCAACTTCTACACCCTCCGCGACCTGCTCCTCAAAGGCTACCGCGCCTCGGCCATCCGCTTCCTCATGATCTCCGTGCCCTACCGGCACCAGCTCAACTTCACCTTCGACGGTCTCACCCAGGCCACAAATGCCGTCGAACGGCTGCGCACCTTCCACCAGCGCCTTCTCAAAGGCACATGGCCCGAGAGCGATCCAAACACGACCCTCGCCCTGCAGATCGAAAAGTCGCAGGCCGAGTACACCGCCGCCCTCTCGAACGACCTCAACACCGCCGAAGCCCACGCCGCCATCTTCGACATGGTCCGCGCCGTCAACTCCGCCGCCGACGCCGGAACCCTCTACAAGGCCGAAGCCGAGTCCGCGAAGAAGGTCCTCGACCTCTTCGACGGAGTCTTCGCGGTCCTCGAAGACAAAGATGCCGACCTCACCCGCATCGCCCTCGCCTGGGCCGAGCGCGAAGGCCGCATGGACCAAGCCGACCCATCCTTGGTCGCCACGCTGTCGTTATCCGAAGAAGCTATACAGGGTCTCATCGCCGAACGCACCCAGGCCAAGAAGCAGCGCAACTTCGCCCGCGCCGACGCCATTCGCAACGACCTCCTCGCCAAGGGGATACTGCTCAAGGACGGCCCCACCGGCACGGAGTGGTCGCGGAAGTAG
- a CDS encoding DUF1641 domain-containing protein has product MANPIAFQVKKADPRVNLQKRLDAAPEEHAEALLVAWDLLQAMHDQGILDTMHGMVSAKDTIFGTLAKYGKTPESVSLMRNAISLSRVLMTVDPEILDCLARAVASAGQEHRSEERTPSFWQLAKRAAGEDSRRGLSFMTLVLTNLGKALKK; this is encoded by the coding sequence ATGGCGAATCCGATTGCGTTCCAGGTGAAGAAAGCCGATCCCCGGGTGAATCTGCAGAAGAGGCTCGATGCGGCTCCCGAGGAGCATGCCGAGGCTCTGCTTGTGGCGTGGGATCTGCTGCAGGCGATGCATGACCAAGGCATTCTCGACACGATGCATGGCATGGTGAGCGCGAAGGATACGATCTTCGGCACTCTGGCGAAGTACGGGAAGACGCCGGAAAGTGTGTCGCTGATGCGGAACGCGATCTCGCTGTCACGCGTGCTGATGACGGTCGATCCGGAGATACTCGACTGCCTGGCGCGGGCGGTGGCTTCGGCCGGGCAGGAACATCGTAGCGAGGAGAGGACGCCGAGCTTCTGGCAGCTTGCGAAGCGCGCGGCTGGGGAGGACAGCCGGCGAGGACTCTCGTTTATGACGCTTGTGCTGACGAACCTTGGGAAGGCGCTGAAGAAGTAG
- the fdhF gene encoding formate dehydrogenase subunit alpha: protein MPEQSRPLMNTPADTTPDTIVMMDGLEVEAHRGEILIDALNRHAVKYQHKEIPQVCYLPAMGNIQSCDTCMIEVNGELVRGCATRVEPGMTVATMGHRVDVAQREAFDRILKNHELYCTVCDNNNQNCVVHNTTAALDVKHQARPYAPKPYEKDMSNPFYRYDPDQCILCGRCVEACQNVQVNETLTIDWKSEHPRVLWDGGEKIEGSSCVSCGHCVTVCPCNALMEKSMLGKAGYLTNIPDKVLDDMIVIVKEVEPSTGYGPILSLSEMEAEMRHARVKRTKTVCTYCGVGCSFDVWTRDRHILKIEPMHGPANGISTCVKGKFAWDFINSPKRLTSPLLRQGDTFVEVTWEKALDVIAEKFTKIKEEHGPDALAFIASSKCTNEESYLMQKLARAVIGTNNIDNCSRYCQTPATMGLSRTVKYGGDSGSISDIEIAGLVIVVGSNTAESHPVLATRVKRSHKHRGQRLIVADIRKHEMAERADIFFRPTPSTDAVWISAVARYLIDNDLHKPDFIEKWVNKFDQFKRSLEPFTMEYAEKVTGVPVETLVAVAREIAKADGVCVLWAMGVTQHCGGSDTSTAISNLLLTTGNYMRPGAGAYPLRGHNNVQGASDFGSMPNLFPGYQLVDDATVRGKFEADWEVTLPVVKGLDNRGMIEGIHAGKVRALYIKGEDTITSDANSTDVGEALRKLDFFIVQDIMFSETAQYADLVLPASPSLEKDGTFTNTERRIQRLYRALEPLGYSKPDWEILQLIANKLGAKWDYKHPSEIMDEVARLTPMFAGVSYERLEGYKSLQWPVAKDGTDTPLLFKDGFPFPDGKAMFHPIEYIPPSEETNTTYDLHLNNGRLLEHFEQGAMTYQSEGIKEITPITFLEVSPELAKERGIETGRYVQIKSPYGQVKVQVLVTNRVEGKQLYMPMNSILEPVNKMTGNHMDRATHTPAYKEISVHMTVLEERGKNPLPWGNFRNGHRTPQTGVEVEHKWARPDYKLPGTRAADELVQIKSITV from the coding sequence ATGCCAGAGCAAAGCCGTCCCTTGATGAACACCCCGGCGGACACCACGCCGGACACAATTGTGATGATGGATGGGCTTGAGGTCGAGGCGCACCGCGGAGAGATCCTGATCGATGCGCTGAACCGGCACGCGGTGAAGTATCAGCACAAAGAGATTCCGCAGGTCTGCTACCTGCCTGCGATGGGAAATATCCAAAGCTGCGATACCTGCATGATCGAGGTGAACGGCGAGCTTGTGCGCGGGTGTGCGACGCGGGTTGAGCCAGGGATGACGGTTGCGACGATGGGGCATCGGGTGGATGTCGCACAGCGTGAGGCGTTCGACCGCATCCTGAAGAACCACGAGCTGTACTGCACGGTCTGCGATAACAACAACCAGAACTGCGTGGTTCACAATACGACGGCGGCGCTCGATGTGAAGCACCAGGCTCGGCCGTATGCGCCGAAGCCTTACGAGAAGGATATGTCGAATCCTTTTTACCGGTACGACCCGGACCAGTGCATTCTGTGCGGGCGATGTGTCGAGGCGTGCCAGAACGTGCAGGTGAACGAGACGCTGACGATCGACTGGAAGAGCGAGCATCCGAGGGTGCTGTGGGATGGCGGGGAGAAGATCGAAGGATCGAGTTGTGTGAGTTGCGGGCATTGCGTGACCGTCTGCCCGTGCAATGCGCTGATGGAGAAGAGCATGCTGGGTAAGGCGGGATACCTAACCAATATTCCGGATAAGGTGCTCGACGATATGATCGTGATCGTCAAAGAGGTAGAGCCGAGCACGGGGTACGGGCCGATCCTTTCACTCTCGGAGATGGAAGCGGAGATGCGGCACGCACGGGTGAAGCGAACGAAGACAGTCTGCACCTACTGTGGCGTTGGGTGCAGCTTCGATGTGTGGACGAGGGATCGGCACATCTTGAAAATCGAGCCGATGCATGGGCCGGCGAATGGTATCTCGACGTGCGTGAAGGGTAAGTTTGCGTGGGATTTTATTAATTCTCCGAAGCGACTTACTTCTCCGCTGCTGCGGCAGGGAGATACATTCGTTGAAGTGACGTGGGAGAAGGCGCTCGATGTCATCGCCGAGAAGTTCACCAAGATCAAGGAAGAGCATGGGCCGGATGCCCTGGCGTTTATCGCTTCTTCGAAGTGCACAAACGAAGAGAGCTACCTGATGCAGAAGCTGGCGCGAGCCGTGATCGGGACGAATAACATCGATAACTGCAGCCGGTACTGCCAGACTCCGGCGACGATGGGCTTATCACGTACCGTCAAGTATGGTGGCGACTCGGGGTCCATCTCGGATATCGAGATAGCTGGCCTTGTGATTGTGGTTGGATCGAACACGGCAGAATCGCATCCTGTGCTTGCGACAAGGGTGAAGCGTTCGCATAAGCATCGCGGGCAGAGACTCATCGTTGCGGATATCCGGAAGCATGAGATGGCGGAGCGAGCTGATATCTTTTTCAGGCCGACGCCTTCAACGGATGCGGTGTGGATCTCAGCGGTCGCGAGGTATCTCATCGATAATGATCTTCATAAGCCGGATTTCATTGAGAAGTGGGTGAATAAGTTCGACCAGTTCAAGAGGTCGCTTGAGCCGTTCACGATGGAGTATGCGGAGAAGGTGACCGGCGTGCCGGTAGAGACGCTGGTTGCGGTCGCGCGCGAGATTGCCAAGGCAGATGGTGTTTGCGTTCTATGGGCGATGGGCGTAACGCAGCATTGCGGTGGGTCGGATACTTCGACGGCTATCTCGAATTTACTGCTGACAACGGGTAACTACATGAGGCCTGGCGCGGGTGCTTATCCTTTGCGCGGACATAATAACGTGCAAGGTGCGAGCGACTTCGGGTCGATGCCGAACCTGTTTCCCGGGTACCAACTCGTCGATGACGCGACGGTGCGCGGCAAGTTCGAGGCGGACTGGGAAGTGACGTTGCCGGTGGTGAAGGGGCTCGATAACCGAGGAATGATTGAAGGTATTCACGCGGGCAAGGTGCGGGCGCTTTATATCAAGGGCGAGGATACGATTACGTCAGACGCTAACTCGACCGATGTGGGCGAGGCGTTACGGAAGCTCGACTTCTTTATCGTGCAGGACATCATGTTCTCGGAGACGGCGCAGTATGCGGATCTTGTGCTGCCTGCGAGTCCTTCGCTTGAAAAAGACGGAACGTTTACGAACACGGAGCGGAGGATTCAGCGGCTCTATCGGGCGCTTGAGCCGCTCGGTTACTCGAAGCCAGATTGGGAGATATTGCAGCTTATCGCGAACAAGTTGGGAGCCAAGTGGGACTACAAGCATCCTTCCGAGATTATGGACGAGGTGGCGCGACTTACTCCTATGTTCGCGGGTGTGAGTTATGAGCGGCTCGAAGGGTATAAGAGCCTGCAGTGGCCGGTTGCGAAGGATGGCACGGATACTCCGCTGCTGTTCAAGGATGGATTTCCCTTCCCGGATGGCAAGGCGATGTTCCACCCGATCGAGTACATTCCACCGTCAGAAGAGACGAACACGACGTATGACCTGCACCTGAACAATGGGCGTCTGCTGGAGCACTTCGAGCAGGGAGCGATGACGTACCAGTCGGAGGGGATCAAGGAGATCACCCCGATTACGTTTCTTGAAGTCTCTCCGGAACTGGCGAAGGAACGCGGGATCGAGACGGGACGCTACGTGCAGATCAAGTCTCCCTACGGACAGGTGAAGGTACAGGTTCTGGTTACAAATCGGGTTGAGGGGAAGCAGTTGTACATGCCGATGAACTCGATTCTGGAGCCGGTGAACAAGATGACGGGAAACCACATGGACCGGGCGACGCATACGCCTGCTTATAAGGAGATATCGGTTCACATGACGGTGCTTGAAGAGCGCGGCAAGAATCCCTTGCCGTGGGGAAACTTCCGGAATGGGCACAGGACTCCGCAGACGGGTGTTGAGGTTGAGCATAAGTGGGCGCGGCCAGACTATAAGCTGCCCGGAACTCGGGCGGCAGATGAACTGGTGCAGATAAAAAGCATCACGGTTTAG
- a CDS encoding flavin monoamine oxidase family protein, which produces MDVFDVVVVGAGMAGLTAARALLERGLTVCVVEAQDRVGGRVLTRRLGDTVVELGAEFVHGRPTELWALIQEAGVTAVERDGAMMESEGDGVLSESDEEGGFSILDELEDYKGPDCGFLEYIERMDVDEEDQLMLIRYVEGFNAADARDASVIALGLQQKAEDAISGDRMWHVREGYARLPEYLAERAAALGGAVRLGMPVEEIRWERGAVAVQCASAETIKGKRVVVTLPLGVLQAGVVRFIPEPEDRLEIATRMRMGQVVRFTLVFRGAFWHGLKPQPQMQTMSFLFSLDEVPGVWWTPHPEGEATLTGWVGGPRSDALAALTAEEIGEQACETLARIFGLQADDVLAGLVACEPHDWRSDPWTLGAYSYIPAGEIDSPRALGVPVEETLYFAGEHTDVTGHWGTVHAAMRSGLRAAEQILGEISALG; this is translated from the coding sequence ATGGACGTGTTCGACGTGGTGGTGGTTGGTGCGGGGATGGCCGGTCTGACGGCGGCGCGGGCCTTGCTCGAGCGTGGGCTTACGGTATGCGTGGTCGAGGCGCAGGATCGGGTCGGCGGGCGCGTCCTGACGCGTCGCCTGGGGGACACAGTCGTTGAGCTTGGGGCGGAGTTCGTGCATGGGCGGCCGACGGAGCTCTGGGCGCTGATCCAGGAGGCCGGGGTGACGGCTGTGGAGCGGGATGGGGCGATGATGGAGAGCGAAGGTGATGGGGTGCTTTCGGAGAGCGATGAGGAGGGAGGGTTTTCGATCCTCGACGAACTCGAAGACTACAAGGGGCCGGACTGCGGATTTCTGGAATACATCGAGCGGATGGACGTCGACGAGGAAGACCAGCTGATGCTCATTCGGTACGTCGAGGGGTTCAACGCCGCGGATGCGCGGGATGCGAGCGTAATTGCGCTTGGGCTGCAGCAGAAGGCAGAGGATGCCATCTCGGGCGACCGCATGTGGCATGTGCGCGAGGGTTACGCGAGGCTTCCGGAGTATCTTGCGGAGCGGGCTGCGGCGCTGGGTGGCGCGGTGCGGCTCGGAATGCCGGTTGAGGAGATTCGGTGGGAGCGGGGTGCGGTTGCGGTGCAGTGTGCGAGTGCCGAGACGATCAAGGGGAAGAGAGTGGTCGTGACGCTTCCGCTTGGGGTGTTGCAGGCGGGTGTGGTGCGCTTCATCCCCGAGCCGGAGGATCGGCTGGAGATTGCCACGCGCATGCGGATGGGACAGGTGGTGCGCTTCACGCTCGTGTTTCGTGGGGCGTTCTGGCATGGGCTCAAGCCGCAGCCTCAGATGCAGACGATGAGCTTCCTCTTCAGCCTCGACGAGGTGCCGGGGGTGTGGTGGACGCCACATCCTGAAGGAGAGGCGACGCTTACAGGGTGGGTCGGCGGTCCGCGTTCGGATGCGCTTGCGGCGCTGACTGCCGAGGAGATCGGGGAGCAGGCGTGTGAGACACTGGCGCGGATCTTCGGGTTACAGGCGGATGATGTGCTCGCGGGGTTGGTCGCGTGTGAGCCACACGACTGGCGTAGCGATCCGTGGACGCTCGGGGCTTACAGCTATATCCCAGCGGGCGAGATCGATTCGCCGCGTGCGCTTGGGGTGCCGGTAGAGGAGACGCTCTACTTTGCCGGGGAGCATACGGATGTGACCGGGCATTGGGGTACTGTGCATGCCGCGATGCGGAGCGGGTTACGAGCTGCTGAACAGATTCTGGGTGAGATATCCGCGTTGGGTTAG
- the tsaD gene encoding tRNA (adenosine(37)-N6)-threonylcarbamoyltransferase complex transferase subunit TsaD — protein MQPDESKAGLILGIESSCDETAAAVVRAGRDPLSNVVASQIALHANYGGVVPELASREHLRNIVPVVRAAMAEAGLKYADLDAIAVTHGPGLAGALLVGILYAKALAFGSGKPLIAVNHLEGHIHAVLMEARHRGETPIPLPLLALVVSGGHTHLYLARQGSAADAWIYRNVGRTVDDAAGEAYDKVAKLLGLGYPGGPWIDALAPHGNPLAVPFHFNQIKGPPLRDGRPAPNKKAPPQQEGPRFDFSFSGIKSAVLRYVQASGMREAAEHRQRTLAAMANPKTADALALCDPQTLDLIASFQHAVVGILIRQTLAAAEHLGARGIVVSGGVAANRELRHRFQHEAVQRGLPIAFPSLALATDNAAMIAAAAWPKLLAHDFAPEDMGATPQLKLG, from the coding sequence ATGCAGCCTGACGAATCAAAAGCCGGCCTGATCCTCGGCATCGAATCCTCCTGCGACGAGACCGCCGCCGCCGTCGTCCGCGCCGGCCGAGATCCCCTCTCGAACGTCGTCGCCAGCCAGATTGCCCTCCACGCCAACTACGGCGGAGTCGTCCCCGAACTCGCCAGCCGCGAGCACCTCCGCAACATCGTCCCCGTCGTCCGCGCCGCTATGGCCGAAGCCGGGCTGAAGTACGCCGACCTCGACGCCATCGCCGTCACCCACGGCCCGGGCCTCGCCGGAGCCCTCCTCGTCGGAATCCTCTACGCCAAGGCCCTCGCCTTCGGATCCGGAAAGCCCCTCATCGCCGTCAACCACCTCGAAGGCCACATCCACGCCGTCCTGATGGAAGCCCGCCACCGAGGTGAAACCCCGATCCCGCTGCCTCTTCTGGCCCTGGTAGTCTCCGGAGGCCACACCCACCTCTACCTCGCCCGCCAGGGCAGCGCAGCCGATGCCTGGATCTACCGCAACGTAGGCCGCACCGTCGACGATGCCGCCGGCGAAGCCTACGACAAAGTCGCCAAGCTCCTCGGCCTCGGCTACCCGGGCGGCCCATGGATCGACGCCCTAGCCCCCCACGGCAACCCCCTAGCCGTCCCCTTCCACTTCAATCAGATCAAGGGGCCACCCCTCCGCGACGGCAGACCCGCCCCAAACAAGAAAGCCCCCCCCCAGCAGGAAGGCCCCCGCTTCGACTTCTCTTTCAGCGGCATCAAGTCCGCCGTCCTCCGCTACGTGCAGGCGAGCGGCATGCGCGAAGCCGCCGAGCACCGCCAGCGCACCCTCGCCGCCATGGCCAATCCCAAGACCGCCGACGCTCTGGCCCTCTGCGACCCGCAGACACTCGACCTCATCGCCAGCTTCCAGCACGCCGTCGTCGGCATCCTCATCCGCCAAACCCTCGCCGCCGCCGAGCACCTCGGAGCCCGTGGCATCGTCGTCTCCGGGGGAGTGGCTGCCAACCGCGAACTCCGCCACCGCTTCCAGCACGAAGCCGTCCAGCGAGGCCTCCCCATAGCCTTTCCGTCATTGGCCTTAGCTACCGACAACGCCGCCATGATCGCGGCCGCCGCCTGGCCCAAGCTCCTCGCCCACGACTTTGCCCCCGAGGACATGGGCGCCACCCCCCAGCTCAAGCTCGGATAG